Proteins encoded by one window of Arabidopsis thaliana chromosome 2, partial sequence:
- a CDS encoding Pentatricopeptide repeat (PPR) superfamily protein (Pentatricopeptide repeat (PPR) superfamily protein; CONTAINS InterPro DOMAIN/s: Pentatricopeptide repeat (InterPro:IPR002885); BEST Arabidopsis thaliana protein match is: Pentatricopeptide repeat (PPR-like) superfamily protein (TAIR:AT1G09900.1); Has 35333 Blast hits to 34131 proteins in 2444 species: Archae - 798; Bacteria - 22429; Metazoa - 974; Fungi - 991; Plants - 531; Viruses - 0; Other Eukaryotes - 9610 (source: NCBI BLink).): MIRTTFATAIAHFHTHSHGGAQARPLQNNTREVIHCPEAWLVKIVSTLFVYRVPDSDLCFCYLSKNLNPFISFEVVKKLDNNPHIGFRFWEFSRFKLNIRHSFWTYNLLTRSLCKAGLHDLAGQMFECMKSDGVSPNNRLLGFLVSSFAEKGKLHFATALLLQSFEVEGCCMVVNSLLNTLVKLDRVEDAMKLFDEHLRFQSCNDTKTFNILIRGLCGVGKAEKALELLGVMSGFGCEPDIVTYNTLIQGFCKSNELNKASEMFKDVKSGSVCSPDVVTYTSMISGYCKAGKMREASSLLDDMLRLGIYPTNVTFNVLVDGYAKAGEMLTAEEIRGKMISFGCFPDVVTFTSLIDGYCRVGQVSQGFRLWEEMNARGMFPNAFTYSILINALCNENRLLKARELLGQLASKDIIPQPFMYNPVIDGFCKAGKVNEANVIVEEMEKKKCKPDKITFTILIIGHCMKGRMFEAVSIFHKMVAIGCSPDKITVSSLLSCLLKAGMAKEAYHLNQIARKGQSNNVVPLETKTANATLAAC; this comes from the coding sequence ATGATTCGAACAACATTCGCGACCGCCATCGCTCATTTCCACACGCATTCTCATGGAGGAGCTCAAGCTCGTCCTCTACAGAACAACACACGAGAAGTAATCCATTGTCCTGAAGCTTGGTTAGTCAAAATCGTATCTACTTTGTTCGTGTACAGAGTTCCAGATTCAGATCTCTGTTTCTGTTACTTAAGCAAGAATCTAAATCCGTTTATCTCCTTTGAGGTTGTGAAGAAATTGGATAACAATCCTCACATAGGGTTTCGATTTTGGGAGTTTAGTAGATTCAAATTGAACATTCGTCATTCGTTTTGGACTTATAATTTGCTAACGAGATCTCTTTGTAAAGCCGGTTTGCACGATTTAGCCGGTCAGATGTTTGAGTGTATGAAGAGCGATGGGGTTTCTCCGAATAATCGGTTATTAGGGTTCTTAGTGTCTTCGTTTGCTGAGAAAGGTAAGCTCCATTTCGCTACTGCGTTGCTTCTTCAGTCTTTTGAGGTTGAAGGATGTTGTATGGTGGTGAATAGTTTGTTGAATACTTTGGTGAAGTTGGATCGTGTGGAAGATGCGATGAAGCTTTTTGATgaacatttgagatttcagtcTTGTAATGATACAAAGACGTTTAACATTTTGATTCGAGGTTTGTGCGGCGTAGGGAAAGCGGAGAAAGCGTTAGAGCTTTTGGGTGTGATGAGTGGTTTTGGTTGTGAGCCTGACATTGTTACGTATAATACTCTTATTCAGGGGTTTTGCAAGAGTAATGAGTTGAACAAAGCGAGTGAGATGTTTAAAGATGTTAAGTCGGGTAGTGTTTGCTCTCCTGATGTTGTTACATATACTTCGATGATCTCAGGGTACTGCAAAGCTGGGAAGATGCGTGAAGCGTCGAGTTTGTTAGATGATATGCTTCGTTTGGGGATATATCCAACTAATGTGACTTTTAATGTCCTCGTTGATGGTTATGCGAAAGCTGGTGAGATGCTTACTGCTGAAGAAATTCGTGGGAAAATGATTTCTTTTGGCTGTTTCCCGGATGTAGTGACGTTTACTTCCTTAATTGATGGATATTGTAGAGTAGGACAAGTGAGCCAAGGTTTTAGGCTTTGGGAAGAAATGAATGCCAGAGGAATGTTTCCTAATGCATTTACCTATTCTATTCTTATCAATGCGCTCTGTAACGAGAATAGGCTGCTCAAGGCTCGTGAACTTCTGGGGCAGTTAGCTAGTAAGGACATTATTCCACAACCATTTATGTACAACCCTGTCATTGATGGGTTTTGTAAAGCTGGAAAGGTCAATGAGGCAAATGTTATTGtggaagagatggagaagaagaaatgcaAACCAGATAAGATCACATTTACGATTCTTATAATCGGGCATTGCATGAAAGGAAGGATGTTTGAAGCAGTTAGCATTTTCCACAAAATGGTTGCGATAGGTTGTTCACCGGATAAGATTACTGTGAGTTCTTTGTTATCTTGTCTTCTTAAGGCTGGTATGGCTAAGGAGGCCTATCACTTAAACCAGATAGCACGTAAAGGCCAAAGTAATAACGTGGTACCTCTAGAGACGAAAACCGCAAATGCGACTCTGGCTGCCTGCTAG
- the FIP1 gene encoding FRIGIDA interacting protein 1 (FRIGIDA interacting protein 1 (FIP1); BEST Arabidopsis thaliana protein match is: unknown protein (TAIR:AT5G20580.2); Has 339 Blast hits to 333 proteins in 113 species: Archae - 0; Bacteria - 43; Metazoa - 135; Fungi - 18; Plants - 56; Viruses - 0; Other Eukaryotes - 87 (source: NCBI BLink).), translating to MSTERRASSNPMTNEENAMFLDILHEAPLFGHRKSRSLVGSYLYMLLLAGYAILAAGAPWMFHRVQQLTPSLLCCCDVALLVVTGVFQQYFVYQVQKIRLQGYYSFSQKLKHVVRLPFAIAAYGTAAMLLVIVWRPQIHILSISSLQRIIMLVEAVGAGFFMGLYIGYVHQYNSVNSRPDVLKSLYSPLQPSSSMEGLRYYEGRLSDQQTALLQYQRENLHFLSEEILCLQEKLSKYEQSDDGSTPQVDLAHLLAARDQELRTLSAEMNQLQSELRLARSLIAERDAEVQRVNSTNNQYIEENERLRAILSEWSMRAANLERALEVERMSNSELQKEVASTRRKQMLETTTSEQP from the exons ATGTCAACGGAGAGACGTGCTTCGTCGAATCCAATGACCAACGAAGAGAACGCTAT GTTCCTTGATATATTGCATGAAGCACCATTATTTGGTCACAGGAAATCTAGAAGCCTTGTTGGAAGTTACCTCTATATGCTTCTATTG GCAGGTTATGCTATTTTAGCTGCTGGTGCTCCTTGGATGTTTCACCGAGTCCAACAGTTGACCCCTTCATTGCTCTGCTGCTGCGATGTTGCGCTTTTGGTTGTCACAG GTGTCTTTCAACAATACTTTGTTTATCAAGTCCAGAAAATACGTCTCCAG GGTTATTACAGTTTCAGTCAAAAGTTGAAGCATGTTGTTCGTCTGCCATTTGCAATCGCTGCATATG GGACTGCTGCAATGCTTCTTGTGATAGTGTGGAGGCCTCAAATCCAcattctttctatttcttctttgcaaCG GATCATCATGTTGGTTGAAGCAGTGGGCGCTGGCTTTTTCATGGGTTTATACATCG GTTATGTGCACCAATACAATTCCGTGAATTCCCGGCCAGATGTCTTGAAGTCATTATATTCTCCTCTTCAGCCGTCAAGTTCTATGGAAGGTTTGAG GTATTATGAAGGCCGGCTTTCTGATCAACAAACGGCTTTGTTACAATATCAACGCGAAAATCTCCATTTTCTAAGCGAGGAG ATTCTGTGCTTGCAAGAGAAACTTAGCAAATATGAACAATCTGATGATGGAAGCACACCTCAG GTTGATCTCGCACATCTTTTAGCTGCTCGAGATCAAGAGCTGAGGACACTTTCAGCTGAG ATGAATCAGCTTCAGTCTGAGCTACGGCTTGCTCGTTCTTTAATAGCCGAGAGAGATGCAGAGGTGCAGCGTGTCAACAGTACCAACAACCAG TATATCGAAGAAAACGAAAGACTGAGGGCAATTTTGAGTGAATGGAGCATGCGGGCAGCGAAT CTTGAGAGAGCTTTGGAAGTGGAACGGATGTCGAACTCAGAACTACAGAAGGAAGTAGCAAGCACGCGTAGAAAGCAGATGCTTGAGACAACAACGTCTGAGCAACCTTAA
- the FIP1 gene encoding FRIGIDA interacting protein 1, giving the protein MFHRVQQLTPSLLCCCDVALLVVTGVFQQYFVYQVQKIRLQGYYSFSQKLKHVVRLPFAIAAYGTAAMLLVIVWRPQIHILSISSLQRIIMLVEAVGAGFFMGLYIGYVHQYNSVNSRPDVLKSLYSPLQPSSSMEGLRYYEGRLSDQQTALLQYQRENLHFLSEEILCLQEKLSKYEQSDDGSTPQVDLAHLLAARDQELRTLSAEMNQLQSELRLARSLIAERDAEVQRVNSTNNQVLQKPAL; this is encoded by the exons ATGTTTCACCGAGTCCAACAGTTGACCCCTTCATTGCTCTGCTGCTGCGATGTTGCGCTTTTGGTTGTCACAG GTGTCTTTCAACAATACTTTGTTTATCAAGTCCAGAAAATACGTCTCCAG GGTTATTACAGTTTCAGTCAAAAGTTGAAGCATGTTGTTCGTCTGCCATTTGCAATCGCTGCATATG GGACTGCTGCAATGCTTCTTGTGATAGTGTGGAGGCCTCAAATCCAcattctttctatttcttctttgcaaCG GATCATCATGTTGGTTGAAGCAGTGGGCGCTGGCTTTTTCATGGGTTTATACATCG GTTATGTGCACCAATACAATTCCGTGAATTCCCGGCCAGATGTCTTGAAGTCATTATATTCTCCTCTTCAGCCGTCAAGTTCTATGGAAGGTTTGAG GTATTATGAAGGCCGGCTTTCTGATCAACAAACGGCTTTGTTACAATATCAACGCGAAAATCTCCATTTTCTAAGCGAGGAG ATTCTGTGCTTGCAAGAGAAACTTAGCAAATATGAACAATCTGATGATGGAAGCACACCTCAG GTTGATCTCGCACATCTTTTAGCTGCTCGAGATCAAGAGCTGAGGACACTTTCAGCTGAG ATGAATCAGCTTCAGTCTGAGCTACGGCTTGCTCGTTCTTTAATAGCCGAGAGAGATGCAGAGGTGCAGCGTGTCAACAGTACCAACAACCAGGTTCTGCAAAAACCGGCATTGTAg
- the MOD1 gene encoding NAD(P)-binding Rossmann-fold superfamily protein (MOSAIC DEATH 1 (MOD1); FUNCTIONS IN: enoyl-[acyl-carrier-protein] reductase (NADH) activity, oxidoreductase activity, enoyl-[acyl-carrier-protein] reductase activity, copper ion binding; INVOLVED IN: fatty acid biosynthetic process; LOCATED IN: fatty acid synthase complex, thylakoid, chloroplast, chloroplast envelope; EXPRESSED IN: 24 plant structures; EXPRESSED DURING: 15 growth stages; CONTAINS InterPro DOMAIN/s: NAD(P)-binding domain (InterPro:IPR016040), Glucose/ribitol dehydrogenase (InterPro:IPR002347), Short-chain dehydrogenase/reductase SDR (InterPro:IPR002198), Enoyl-[acyl-carrier-protein] reductase (NADH) (InterPro:IPR014358); BEST Arabidopsis thaliana protein match is: NAD(P)-binding Rossmann-fold superfamily protein (TAIR:AT2G29260.1); Has 34697 Blast hits to 34681 proteins in 2732 species: Archae - 268; Bacteria - 25258; Metazoa - 667; Fungi - 643; Plants - 667; Viruses - 0; Other Eukaryotes - 7194 (source: NCBI BLink).), which translates to MAATAASSLQIATRRPSMSSPSKILKAGTYIVGANPGNASWDKLSCTRQLSNLGCLRNHSAVPTCKRPFSFSTRAMSESSENKAPSGLPIDLRGKRAFIAGIADDNGYGWAIAKSLAAAGAEILVGTWVPALNIFETSLRRGKFDQSRVLPDGSLMEIKKVYALDAVFDNPEDVPEDVKTNKRYAGSSNWTVQEAAECVKKDFGSIDILVHSLANGPEVSKPLLETSRKGYLAAISASSYSFVSLLRHFLPIMNPGGASISLTYIASERIIPGYGGGMSSAKAALESDTRVLAYEAGRKSNIRVNTISAGPLGSRAAKAIGFIDTMIEYSYNNGPIQKTLTADEVGNAAAFLASPLASAITGATIYVDNGLNAMGVALDSPVFKDLNSKN; encoded by the exons ATGGCGGCTACAGCAGCTTCAAGCTTACAAATTGCTACACGAAGGCCGAGCATGTCTTCGCCTAGCAAAATTCTTAAAGCAGGAACCTACATTGTTGGTGCCAATCCTGGAAACGCTTCATGGGATAAACTTTCATGCACTCGCCAATTATCAAACCTTGGATGTTTGAGAAACCACAGTGCTGTTCCAACTTGTAAGAgacccttttctttttccacaaGGGCAATGTCTGAATCCAGTGAAAACAAGGCTCCTTCAGGGCTTCCAATTGATTTGAGAG GGAAAAGAGCTTTCATTGCTGGTATAGCTGATGATAATGGCTATGGTTGGGCCATAGCAAAATCTCTTGCTGCTGCTGGAGCTGAAATATTGGTTGGGACTTGGGTTCCT GCACTTAATATATTTGAGACAAGCTTGAGACGTGGAAAATTCGACCAGTCACGAGT GTTGCCTGACGGGTCATTGATGGAGATTAAGAAGGTTTATGCTTTGGATGCTGTGTTTGACAATCCTGAAGATGTGCCTGAAGATGTGAAAACGAATAAGCGATATGCAGGATCGTCAAACTGGACCGTACAG GAAGCTGCTGAATGTGTGAAAAAAGATTTTGGAAGCATTGACATTCTTGTCCATTCCCTTGCAAATGGCCCAGAG GTTAGCAAACCTCTTCTGGAGACATCAAGGAAAGGCTATCTCGCTGCTATCTCTGCTTCGAGTTACTCCTTTGTTTCCTTGCTGAGGCATTTTCTGCCAATTATGAACCCAG GAGGTGCTTCAATATCTCTTACTTACATTGCCTCTGAAAGAATCATTCCTGG GTATGGTGGAGGTATGAGTTCTGCCAAAGCTGCACTAGAGAGTGACACACGG GTGCTTGCATATGAAGCTGGAAGGAAATCAAACATTAGGGTCAACACCATCTCTGCGG GTCCTTTGGGAAGCCGAGCAGCAAAAGCCATTGGGTTCATAGACACCATGATTGAGTATTCCTACAATAATGGGCCTATTCAGAAAACACTGACCGCAG ATGAAGTTGGGAATGCAGCAGCCTTCTTGGCATCTCCATTGGCCTCTGCCATAACCGGTGCAACCATATATGTGGACAATGGTTTGAATGCAATGGGCGTTGCACTGGACAGCCCGGTGTTCAAAGACCTTAACAGCAAGAATTAG
- the FIP1 gene encoding FRIGIDA interacting protein 1, producing the protein MLRFWLSQGYYSFSQKLKHVVRLPFAIAAYGTAAMLLVIVWRPQIHILSISSLQRIIMLVEAVGAGFFMGLYIGYVHQYNSVNSRPDVLKSLYSPLQPSSSMEGLRYYEGRLSDQQTALLQYQRENLHFLSEEILCLQEKLSKYEQSDDGSTPQVDLAHLLAARDQELRTLSAEMNQLQSELRLARSLIAERDAEVQRVNSTNNQYIEENERLRAILSEWSMRAANLERALEVERMSNSELQKEVASTRRKQMLETTTSEQP; encoded by the exons ATGTTGCGCTTTTGGTTGTCACAG GGTTATTACAGTTTCAGTCAAAAGTTGAAGCATGTTGTTCGTCTGCCATTTGCAATCGCTGCATATG GGACTGCTGCAATGCTTCTTGTGATAGTGTGGAGGCCTCAAATCCAcattctttctatttcttctttgcaaCG GATCATCATGTTGGTTGAAGCAGTGGGCGCTGGCTTTTTCATGGGTTTATACATCG GTTATGTGCACCAATACAATTCCGTGAATTCCCGGCCAGATGTCTTGAAGTCATTATATTCTCCTCTTCAGCCGTCAAGTTCTATGGAAGGTTTGAG GTATTATGAAGGCCGGCTTTCTGATCAACAAACGGCTTTGTTACAATATCAACGCGAAAATCTCCATTTTCTAAGCGAGGAG ATTCTGTGCTTGCAAGAGAAACTTAGCAAATATGAACAATCTGATGATGGAAGCACACCTCAG GTTGATCTCGCACATCTTTTAGCTGCTCGAGATCAAGAGCTGAGGACACTTTCAGCTGAG ATGAATCAGCTTCAGTCTGAGCTACGGCTTGCTCGTTCTTTAATAGCCGAGAGAGATGCAGAGGTGCAGCGTGTCAACAGTACCAACAACCAG TATATCGAAGAAAACGAAAGACTGAGGGCAATTTTGAGTGAATGGAGCATGCGGGCAGCGAAT CTTGAGAGAGCTTTGGAAGTGGAACGGATGTCGAACTCAGAACTACAGAAGGAAGTAGCAAGCACGCGTAGAAAGCAGATGCTTGAGACAACAACGTCTGAGCAACCTTAA
- the ORG4 gene encoding OBP3-responsive protein 4 (ORG4) (OBP3-responsive gene 4 (ORG4); Has 29 Blast hits to 29 proteins in 10 species: Archae - 0; Bacteria - 0; Metazoa - 0; Fungi - 0; Plants - 29; Viruses - 0; Other Eukaryotes - 0 (source: NCBI BLink).), translating to MEPPSSRPEEPPSWEDLYKINLMPSELFLKFRKELQGLRVGVNLELYNEPTNDYHAKLVLKPLCPERKWKFIYEPLHQEVRVLSKKIPVTRFLNLQVGVGHNFQMNAIGWKWKLTSCLGGDGVSRIRNKTTLGLSPGIDFRFGWRADFVLPEVTGALGTEEPLFNMSSGRLEASLDRVEAIVTHSDYL from the exons ATGGAGCCGCCGAGTTCGAGACCGGAGGAACCTCCGTCATGGGAGGACCtttacaaaatcaatcttATGCCATCGGAGCTATTCCTTAAGTTCCGCAAAGAGCTTCAAGGCCTTCGCGTCGGCGTCAATCTCGAG TTATATAACGAACCCACGAATGATTACCACGCAAAGCTTGTTTTGAAGCCTCTATGTCCAGAAAGGAAGTGGAAGTTTATATATGAGCCGCTACACCAAGAAGTTCGTGTTTTATCGAAGAAGATTCCTGTCACCAGATTTCTAAACCTCCag GTTGGTGTTGGACATAACTTTCAAATGAATGCAATTGGTTGGAAATGGAAGCTTACTTCATGTTTGGGTGGAGATGGTGTGTCTCGGATTCGAAATAAAACTACTCTTGGTCTTAGTCCTGGTATCGATTTCCGGTTTGGATGGAGAGCTGATTTTGTACTCCCAGAGGTTACTGG GGCCCTTGGTACTGAGGAACCGTTATTCAACATGAGCTCCGGGCGTTTAGAGGCATCACTAGACAGAGTAGAGGCCATTGTAACCCATTCAGATTATCTATAG
- the FIP1 gene encoding FRIGIDA interacting protein 1, with amino-acid sequence MSTERRASSNPMTNEENAMFLDILHEAPLFGHRKSRSLVGSYLYMLLLAGYAILAAGAPWMFHRVQQLTPSLLCCCDVALLVVTGVFQQYFVYQVQKIRLQGYYSFSQKLKHVVRLPFAIAAYGTAAMLLVIVWRPQIHILSISSLQRIIMLVEAVGAGFFMGLYIGYVHQYNSVNSRPDVLKSLYSPLQPSSSMEGLRYYEGRLSDQQTALLQYQRENLHFLSEEILCLQEKLSKYEQSDDGSTPQVDLAHLLAARDQELRTLSAEMNQLQSELRLARSLIAERDAEVQRVNSTNNQVLQKPAL; translated from the exons ATGTCAACGGAGAGACGTGCTTCGTCGAATCCAATGACCAACGAAGAGAACGCTAT GTTCCTTGATATATTGCATGAAGCACCATTATTTGGTCACAGGAAATCTAGAAGCCTTGTTGGAAGTTACCTCTATATGCTTCTATTG GCAGGTTATGCTATTTTAGCTGCTGGTGCTCCTTGGATGTTTCACCGAGTCCAACAGTTGACCCCTTCATTGCTCTGCTGCTGCGATGTTGCGCTTTTGGTTGTCACAG GTGTCTTTCAACAATACTTTGTTTATCAAGTCCAGAAAATACGTCTCCAG GGTTATTACAGTTTCAGTCAAAAGTTGAAGCATGTTGTTCGTCTGCCATTTGCAATCGCTGCATATG GGACTGCTGCAATGCTTCTTGTGATAGTGTGGAGGCCTCAAATCCAcattctttctatttcttctttgcaaCG GATCATCATGTTGGTTGAAGCAGTGGGCGCTGGCTTTTTCATGGGTTTATACATCG GTTATGTGCACCAATACAATTCCGTGAATTCCCGGCCAGATGTCTTGAAGTCATTATATTCTCCTCTTCAGCCGTCAAGTTCTATGGAAGGTTTGAG GTATTATGAAGGCCGGCTTTCTGATCAACAAACGGCTTTGTTACAATATCAACGCGAAAATCTCCATTTTCTAAGCGAGGAG ATTCTGTGCTTGCAAGAGAAACTTAGCAAATATGAACAATCTGATGATGGAAGCACACCTCAG GTTGATCTCGCACATCTTTTAGCTGCTCGAGATCAAGAGCTGAGGACACTTTCAGCTGAG ATGAATCAGCTTCAGTCTGAGCTACGGCTTGCTCGTTCTTTAATAGCCGAGAGAGATGCAGAGGTGCAGCGTGTCAACAGTACCAACAACCAGGTTCTGCAAAAACCGGCATTGTAg
- the FIP1 gene encoding FRIGIDA interacting protein 1 (FRIGIDA interacting protein 1 (FIP1); FUNCTIONS IN: protein binding; INVOLVED IN: biological_process unknown; LOCATED IN: endomembrane system; EXPRESSED IN: stem, male gametophyte, flower, pollen tube; EXPRESSED DURING: L mature pollen stage, M germinated pollen stage, 4 anthesis; BEST Arabidopsis thaliana protein match is: unknown protein (TAIR:AT5G20580.2); Has 283 Blast hits to 279 proteins in 95 species: Archae - 0; Bacteria - 30; Metazoa - 98; Fungi - 20; Plants - 56; Viruses - 0; Other Eukaryotes - 79 (source: NCBI BLink).) has translation MFHRVQQLTPSLLCCCDVALLVVTGVFQQYFVYQVQKIRLQGYYSFSQKLKHVVRLPFAIAAYGTAAMLLVIVWRPQIHILSISSLQRIIMLVEAVGAGFFMGLYIGYVHQYNSVNSRPDVLKSLYSPLQPSSSMEGLRYYEGRLSDQQTALLQYQRENLHFLSEEILCLQEKLSKYEQSDDGSTPQVDLAHLLAARDQELRTLSAEMNQLQSELRLARSLIAERDAEVQRVNSTNNQYIEENERLRAILSEWSMRAANLERALEVERMSNSELQKEVASTRRKQMLETTTSEQP, from the exons ATGTTTCACCGAGTCCAACAGTTGACCCCTTCATTGCTCTGCTGCTGCGATGTTGCGCTTTTGGTTGTCACAG GTGTCTTTCAACAATACTTTGTTTATCAAGTCCAGAAAATACGTCTCCAG GGTTATTACAGTTTCAGTCAAAAGTTGAAGCATGTTGTTCGTCTGCCATTTGCAATCGCTGCATATG GGACTGCTGCAATGCTTCTTGTGATAGTGTGGAGGCCTCAAATCCAcattctttctatttcttctttgcaaCG GATCATCATGTTGGTTGAAGCAGTGGGCGCTGGCTTTTTCATGGGTTTATACATCG GTTATGTGCACCAATACAATTCCGTGAATTCCCGGCCAGATGTCTTGAAGTCATTATATTCTCCTCTTCAGCCGTCAAGTTCTATGGAAGGTTTGAG GTATTATGAAGGCCGGCTTTCTGATCAACAAACGGCTTTGTTACAATATCAACGCGAAAATCTCCATTTTCTAAGCGAGGAG ATTCTGTGCTTGCAAGAGAAACTTAGCAAATATGAACAATCTGATGATGGAAGCACACCTCAG GTTGATCTCGCACATCTTTTAGCTGCTCGAGATCAAGAGCTGAGGACACTTTCAGCTGAG ATGAATCAGCTTCAGTCTGAGCTACGGCTTGCTCGTTCTTTAATAGCCGAGAGAGATGCAGAGGTGCAGCGTGTCAACAGTACCAACAACCAG TATATCGAAGAAAACGAAAGACTGAGGGCAATTTTGAGTGAATGGAGCATGCGGGCAGCGAAT CTTGAGAGAGCTTTGGAAGTGGAACGGATGTCGAACTCAGAACTACAGAAGGAAGTAGCAAGCACGCGTAGAAAGCAGATGCTTGAGACAACAACGTCTGAGCAACCTTAA
- the FIP1 gene encoding FRIGIDA interacting protein 1 yields the protein MSTERRASSNPMTNEENAMFLDILHEAPLFGHRKSRSLVGSYLYMLLLAGYAILAAGAPWMFHRVQQLTPSLLCCCDVALLVVTGVFQQYFVYQVQKIRLQGYYSFSQKLKHVVRLPFAIAAYGTAAMLLVIVWRPQIHILSISSLQRIIMLVEAVGAGFFMGLYIGYVHQYNSVNSRPDVLKSLYSPLQPSSSMEGLRYYEGRLSDQQTALLQYQRENLHFLSEEILCLQEKLSKYEQSDDGSTPQVDLAHLLAARDQELRTLSAEMNQLQSELRLARSLIAERDAEVQRVNSTNNQVLQKPAFISKKTKD from the exons ATGTCAACGGAGAGACGTGCTTCGTCGAATCCAATGACCAACGAAGAGAACGCTAT GTTCCTTGATATATTGCATGAAGCACCATTATTTGGTCACAGGAAATCTAGAAGCCTTGTTGGAAGTTACCTCTATATGCTTCTATTG GCAGGTTATGCTATTTTAGCTGCTGGTGCTCCTTGGATGTTTCACCGAGTCCAACAGTTGACCCCTTCATTGCTCTGCTGCTGCGATGTTGCGCTTTTGGTTGTCACAG GTGTCTTTCAACAATACTTTGTTTATCAAGTCCAGAAAATACGTCTCCAG GGTTATTACAGTTTCAGTCAAAAGTTGAAGCATGTTGTTCGTCTGCCATTTGCAATCGCTGCATATG GGACTGCTGCAATGCTTCTTGTGATAGTGTGGAGGCCTCAAATCCAcattctttctatttcttctttgcaaCG GATCATCATGTTGGTTGAAGCAGTGGGCGCTGGCTTTTTCATGGGTTTATACATCG GTTATGTGCACCAATACAATTCCGTGAATTCCCGGCCAGATGTCTTGAAGTCATTATATTCTCCTCTTCAGCCGTCAAGTTCTATGGAAGGTTTGAG GTATTATGAAGGCCGGCTTTCTGATCAACAAACGGCTTTGTTACAATATCAACGCGAAAATCTCCATTTTCTAAGCGAGGAG ATTCTGTGCTTGCAAGAGAAACTTAGCAAATATGAACAATCTGATGATGGAAGCACACCTCAG GTTGATCTCGCACATCTTTTAGCTGCTCGAGATCAAGAGCTGAGGACACTTTCAGCTGAG ATGAATCAGCTTCAGTCTGAGCTACGGCTTGCTCGTTCTTTAATAGCCGAGAGAGATGCAGAGGTGCAGCGTGTCAACAGTACCAACAACCAGGTTCTGCAAAAACCGGCATT TATATCGAAGAAAACGAAAGACTGA